aacctctatgaccctcgaaactggatgtggtccaagcagctgaacccctggcggaatccagcttgttcttgaggctgggcttcatccagcgtcctagatatgcgagtgaggatgatcttggtgaatactttgtacaacacgctcagcaagcatatcagacggtagttccgaaggtcctctcggtcacctttcttaaggataagaacggttcgcgaggtcttctactggtctgggatcctttctttctgaaggtaagatgtcatgtgcgctgctaagattacatgaagcgggtGGCCACCAGcacgaagaaagtctgctgatataaaatcaggtccgggggttGTGCCAGGTTTcttgctcttgatagcgattcgtacttccgaagggagaatccgtggtggagcttcgccagtggggatgattgggcttgacacaggagttgatgaacggaaaaggttcgagtagaacctctccgtaatgatttccatctacTTACAACCCGTCTCTAGTTTTTCCCACGAATTCCCTCATCttatcagattcgtggtatgctaatCTTAAGTCTAACACAAATCATCAACAAAAGAGCACAGATGCAGCGAATCACCAAACTGATGATATTGGGGTCTCTGCGGACGAATGTAGTGTTACGGATGTAGATTGAGAATAttagcgtggctccgctcaattcctcctaaaggcatcaccccagaggtgttcgtgggatgatgcctttgatcgtcctgaaaaaaggcGTACATAGGAACATTTTTAGTTCTTACGGGGTACGTCGGAACGAGCTTTCTTCATTCTCCGGTTTCCTTAGCAGGCTGTTCATTGTCTTTACTCGAATAGGTTGTTGAGGAGAACTCATCGATTTTCGATCGATCGCTCGCAGTTGGCATATGTGCAGGGATGGCGGGTTCCAACGGACCTTCTCGGAACTAGGGCCGTCTTCAGGAGGGGAGGAGTCGAACAGGACAACACTCATACTTGTAGTAAACGCCCGAAATCTATCTCTGCTCACAGCGTATCCAACGTCGTTAGTTTCGCGCCTTTATAAATGAGCTACCGCTTTGCCTCTTCGAATtctgcagccgcttacgcaactgcaccgatcttcaggtcgctttgacccaactatacgctCGCGAGCACCGTTTTGGACGTAACCTGTATTGCGCGTACCATAGATGAAAACTTCTGTAAACGGAGTGCACATACAAAACCAATTGGTTGGTTTACACAGATGCTGCGCAcggcgacaaaaaaaaacatacctaCACGGTCATCGATCGAGGAAAGTGAATTTGCAGAGGAATGATTCATCCTTGAGATAACAGTGAAGAATCCAAAAAAGCATTTACAGTACCCATTCTCTAAGGCGAGCATCTCGAGAATCGTAGTGTTGTATGTTTTCAAATCGCAACAACTCTCCACTTTTGTCTTATTTTTAGCTTTTGTACAGATTTTTCTATTTGCAAAAAACTGATGTCTCACGCCATAGAACCTAAGAATCCAACTGCAACAGCAGCATTTATCGGCACCAGTGATTTGGAGATAATACAGTAGTATAAGTTTTGACAATTTTATCCAAACTGGGCAGAAAATACGAATTCTAGAGAGGCCGGTTCTGCTTAGGCTTAATAAGTCGGTAGTCGCTGAATGTTTGTTGGCAGTGTGTCGTCGTTGTATAATACATTCACCAACGCATCGATATTATTGAATTTAGGACATTTATGCAGAGTTTGTTTACTATTTTCATTCGACCATTGCAGCGGAGCATCTTCTTCTGAATTCATCTCTTCATCTCCTAAAGGTACGAAAATACCATCGCATTCCtttcaccttttttattttattgaaactAGAACTGCACAGAAACCTACCATTTCATATGGTTGCGTTCTACAATTTTCCAATGTTCTCATGAAATGTAGCGGTTTGAGTccctgaacactttttcaactacaAAACAAACACACATTAAGTCGagttaaaattattttcttttggcGGATATCTGACCCCATTTGGCTATTTCCTGAAGATTATGCCGGTTTTTCGATggatttcaaaaagaggaatttaATTATGTGCAAGTTATTCTTAAATTCCCATCTTATGACAAGTTTAACATTGACCCCAATGATCGCAAAAGGACCGTGGTATAAAATAAGCTTAGCGGATTTGGTTTTTCTGGTGGCTTAACTTCTTGTATCCTAGAGCATCCTTATCCCAGAGTCATAGCGCGGCAtacaacgctctgcccactcatTCCGTCGTTCCATTCATTGACACCTTCCTCTGTTCGCATTACATATTTAtacaatatataaaataaataattccacTGAACTACCGTTTGGATTCGTTCGAAATACGGTATTAAAAAACCCCTTGGTCTCTAGCGCCCACTCTGTAAAGGTAAGAGCGCGTGATAGTAGCCGAGTGCGCGGCCCCCTTCGGTTTTTCAGTGTTCATGGATAGCAATCCTAAGATAGATACATGAACCCTATTGTTTGACCGTTATcgtttttgagaaatattcCCTTGATGTGTTCATACCACACCAAAAATCATCCGATCTTAATGATGACTCAAGAATTTTCATCTTACAGTGATGAActcattcctttcattttgtgGACAGATCCATTGAATTCCCGTTGAGCTTTTTCCCctatttcaaaacttttgaatATTTATAAGTGGTATTTTTAGATGTGGCAAACAGCTGTATGTAATCATTGTGTATGGCTACATTTTTACGGATCTTTccgtaaaaaagaaaggaaaggaagagaaaaagtgctgagaaattgaatttttgtggGTGTGCTTGTCTCGCGAAACATATCAATTGAAAATAGGGGACTTGGAGAAGTAGTTACGACTTTTGCGCTTAACTCCTgctttcacaagaaaaaattgagagaaaaactCAATAATGCAGATTTTTTCGCTATTCTCCAAttagaagaatagaataattGACAACGATAAATAattaatgattttaaaaaaataaaaaaaagaagcgctaGAATTAAGCCGCAGATTCTGCCATGACTGTAGAGTAGAGATCAACTGAATTCTTCTGATTGATTCAGATGAAACCGACCACGCGATGGCCAGCGCTCATCCACGCCACGATGG
This window of the Necator americanus strain Aroian chromosome III, whole genome shotgun sequence genome carries:
- a CDS encoding hypothetical protein (NECATOR_CHRIII.G11918.T1); the protein is MEIITERFYSNLFRSSTPVSSPIIPTGEAPPRILPSEVRIAIKSKKPGTTPGPDFISADFLRAGGHPLHVILAAHMTSYLQKERIPDQ